One stretch of Juglans microcarpa x Juglans regia isolate MS1-56 chromosome 3D, Jm3101_v1.0, whole genome shotgun sequence DNA includes these proteins:
- the LOC121256175 gene encoding uncharacterized protein LOC121256175, producing the protein MEVYGKTMVAGPTKVIFLSTMLGRDGPVSVHKCDWKCENEHVFGNMYRCKLTGLTHICDKNCNQRILYDNHSSLCRASGQIFPLTPMEQQAVRGIRRKPEEENSPSDSCAFKRRRDAQFHPSPFEKSFSAVSPICSHVGDGMDMS; encoded by the coding sequence ATGGAGGTATATGGCAAAACTATGGTGGCTGGACCCACAAAAGTTATTTTTCTGTCAACCATGCTAGGCCGAGACGGGCCAGTATCAGTCCACAAATGTGACTGGAAATGTGAAAATGAACATGTTTTTGGAAATATGTACCGGTGCAAACTAACAGGACTGACTCACATATGTGACAAAAACTGTAACCAGAGAATTTTGTATGATAATCATAGCTCCCTTTGCAGAGCAAGTGGGCAAATTTTCCCCCTTACACCCATGGAGCAACAGGCAGTTAGAGGCATCCGGAGGAAGCCTGAGGAGGAGAATTCCCCCAGTGATAGCTGTGCTTTTAAGCGTAGACGGGATGCACAGTTCCATCCTTCTCCTTTTGAGAAGTCCTTCTCTGCTGTCAGTCCAATCTGCAGCCATGTTGGAGATGGCATGGATATGAGCTAG